A stretch of the Nissabacter sp. SGAir0207 genome encodes the following:
- the adhP gene encoding alcohol dehydrogenase AdhP: MKAAVVTHDHRVNVTDKTLRPLEYGEALLQMECCGVCHTDLHVKNGDFGDRTGVILGHEGIGVVKEIGPGVTSLQPGDRASVAWFYQGCGHCDYCNTGNETLCRQVKNAGYSVDGGMAEQCIVVADYAVKVPDGLDSAAASSITCAGVTTYKAVKSSHIRPGQWIAIYGLGGLGNLALQYAKNVFNAKVIAIDVYDSQLEFAAEMGADLTINSRTEDAAKIIQEKTGGAHAAVVTAVAKAAFNSAIDAVRAGGRVVAVGLPPESMDLNIPRLVLDGIEVIGSLVGTRQDLAEAFQFAAEGKVVPKVTRRPLEDINAIFEEMVQGKITGRMVIDFS, encoded by the coding sequence ATGAAAGCGGCTGTCGTGACCCATGACCATCGTGTCAACGTAACAGACAAAACCCTGCGCCCGCTGGAGTATGGCGAAGCGCTATTGCAAATGGAGTGCTGTGGCGTGTGCCACACCGATCTGCATGTGAAAAACGGCGACTTTGGCGACCGCACCGGCGTGATCCTCGGCCATGAGGGGATTGGCGTGGTGAAGGAGATCGGGCCGGGCGTCACCTCGCTCCAGCCGGGCGATCGCGCCAGCGTTGCTTGGTTCTACCAAGGTTGCGGCCACTGTGACTACTGCAACACCGGCAACGAGACCCTCTGCCGCCAGGTGAAAAACGCCGGTTACAGCGTGGATGGCGGCATGGCTGAGCAGTGCATCGTGGTGGCCGACTACGCGGTGAAAGTGCCGGACGGGCTGGACTCCGCCGCCGCCAGCAGCATCACCTGCGCCGGGGTCACGACCTATAAGGCGGTGAAGAGCAGCCATATCCGCCCCGGCCAGTGGATCGCCATCTACGGTCTGGGCGGGTTGGGCAATTTGGCGTTGCAGTATGCGAAAAACGTCTTTAACGCCAAAGTGATCGCCATCGACGTCTATGACTCCCAACTGGAATTCGCCGCCGAGATGGGCGCGGATTTGACCATCAACTCCCGCACCGAGGACGCGGCGAAGATCATTCAGGAGAAGACCGGCGGCGCCCATGCGGCCGTGGTGACGGCGGTGGCGAAGGCGGCCTTCAACTCGGCGATTGATGCGGTGCGCGCTGGCGGGCGGGTGGTGGCGGTCGGCCTGCCGCCGGAGTCGATGGATCTCAACATCCCGCGATTGGTGCTGGATGGCATTGAGGTGATCGGCTCGCTGGTTGGCACCCGGCAGGATCTGGCCGAAGCATTCCAGTTCGCCGCCGAGGGCAAGGTGGTGCCGAAGGTTACCCGTCGGCCGCTGGAGGATATCAACGCCATCTTTGAGGAGATGGTACAGGGCAAGATCACCGGCCGGATGGTGATTGACTTCAGCTAA
- a CDS encoding FUSC family protein: protein MKWFTNNAILFSVKTCLAAFLALSVSLELNFEKPAWSLTTVYVVSQLYSASTLSKSVFRLLGTWLGGLFIFLIYPATVESPVLFSLCVSLWVAVCLYLSLHDRTPKSYVFMLAGYSAAIMGFPNVTSPDGITETVISRIEEITLAIVCSTLVHQLVLPVSMRSLLEQSVSTWYENGRKLCSELITVRPKDKSLEREEILIQMANFPLQIETLITHCVYEGDAARKLIRLVSVQYQHLSYLIPTLTAIDARLTLLAEQQVRFPEQVAQTLRAFLLWLNEGEQASGDGGIQEVLTTSQSQLKAAWQAGELRTEESILLIGLLERLADFVRIAGAYQSVSALVSDLSGDTSLARKARPQRHIDKGLLLLSASTAFLATFGSCLFWVGSGWADGATAPMMAAILASFFAGTDAPLTPMKLFIKGVLMALVISVLYIALLIPQATTFEALLMILTPGLLALGLVIARPSTNLIGLSVATQIPGFIGLSHHFRPNLPGVLNTALSAMVGILFAVVVTAIIRNKRPAWTAKRALRKGLRDLLRFIKEIERNASSLLARQHYISRTLDRVNIILPRKRIDPEPDLLAGGDLITEAWLGANCYDFYARHREVLERHQINSAQMFHELALFIKGKMKTLQATPHPALLRELDLLLLRLEALARQDGALFMPLFYLSNIRLALFPLHHWPGRVVPTE, encoded by the coding sequence ATGAAGTGGTTTACCAACAACGCCATTCTGTTTTCCGTTAAAACCTGTCTGGCCGCCTTTCTTGCCCTCTCTGTCTCTTTAGAACTTAACTTTGAAAAACCCGCCTGGTCGCTGACCACGGTCTATGTGGTGTCGCAGCTCTATTCGGCCTCGACCCTCTCCAAATCGGTATTCCGCCTGCTGGGTACCTGGCTCGGTGGCCTGTTTATCTTTTTGATCTATCCGGCCACGGTAGAGTCGCCGGTGCTGTTCAGCCTGTGTGTCTCGCTGTGGGTGGCGGTCTGCCTCTACCTGTCGCTGCACGACCGTACGCCGAAAAGCTATGTGTTCATGCTGGCGGGTTACAGCGCGGCGATCATGGGCTTCCCCAATGTCACCTCCCCCGATGGCATCACGGAGACGGTGATCTCGCGCATTGAGGAGATCACGCTGGCGATAGTGTGCAGCACGCTGGTGCACCAACTGGTATTGCCGGTATCGATGCGCAGTTTGCTGGAGCAGAGCGTCAGCACCTGGTACGAAAATGGGCGCAAATTGTGCAGCGAGCTGATCACGGTGCGGCCGAAGGATAAGTCGCTGGAGCGTGAGGAGATCCTGATCCAGATGGCCAACTTCCCGCTCCAGATTGAGACGCTGATCACCCACTGTGTCTATGAGGGGGACGCGGCGCGCAAGCTGATCCGGCTGGTCAGCGTGCAGTACCAGCACCTCTCCTACCTGATCCCGACCCTGACGGCCATTGACGCGCGGCTCACCCTGCTGGCAGAGCAACAGGTACGCTTCCCGGAGCAGGTGGCGCAGACGTTGCGGGCATTTTTGCTGTGGCTGAATGAGGGCGAGCAGGCCAGCGGCGACGGTGGCATCCAAGAGGTGCTCACCACCAGCCAGTCGCAATTGAAAGCGGCGTGGCAGGCCGGGGAGTTACGCACCGAAGAGAGCATCCTGCTGATTGGTCTGCTGGAGCGGCTGGCGGACTTTGTGCGCATCGCCGGTGCCTACCAGAGCGTCAGCGCGCTGGTGAGCGACCTCTCCGGCGACACCAGTCTGGCGAGAAAGGCCCGCCCGCAGCGGCACATTGATAAGGGGCTGCTGCTGCTGTCGGCCTCCACCGCCTTTTTGGCGACCTTTGGCTCCTGCCTGTTCTGGGTCGGCAGCGGCTGGGCGGATGGCGCGACCGCGCCGATGATGGCGGCAATTCTGGCCTCCTTCTTCGCGGGCACAGATGCCCCGCTCACGCCGATGAAGCTGTTTATCAAGGGCGTGCTGATGGCGCTGGTGATCAGCGTGCTCTACATTGCCCTACTGATCCCACAGGCGACCACCTTTGAGGCGCTGCTGATGATCCTGACGCCGGGGCTGCTGGCGTTGGGGCTGGTGATCGCCCGCCCCTCCACCAACCTGATTGGCCTGAGCGTCGCCACCCAGATCCCCGGTTTTATCGGGCTGAGCCACCACTTCCGGCCCAACCTGCCGGGCGTGCTCAATACCGCGCTGTCGGCAATGGTCGGCATTCTGTTCGCGGTGGTGGTCACCGCGATTATCCGCAACAAGCGCCCCGCCTGGACGGCCAAGCGCGCGCTGCGCAAGGGGCTGCGTGACCTGCTGCGCTTCATCAAGGAGATTGAGCGCAACGCCTCCTCGCTGCTGGCGCGCCAGCACTACATCTCCCGGACGCTCGACCGGGTGAACATCATCCTGCCGCGCAAACGCATCGACCCGGAGCCGGACTTGTTGGCCGGGGGCGACCTGATCACCGAGGCCTGGCTAGGGGCGAACTGCTATGACTTCTACGCCCGCCACCGCGAGGTGCTGGAGCGCCACCAGATCAACAGCGCGCAGATGTTCCATGAGCTGGCGCTGTTCATTAAGGGAAAAATGAAGACGTTGCAGGCTACCCCACACCCGGCGCTGCTGCGCGAGCTGGACTTACTGCTATTGAGGCTGGAGGCGCTCGCCCGGCAGGATGGCGCGCTGTTTATGCCGCTGTTCTACCTCTCCAACATCCGGCTGGCGCTGTTCCCGCTGCACCACTGGCCGGGGCGGGTGGTGCCGACAGAGTGA